One Mycolicibacterium parafortuitum DNA segment encodes these proteins:
- a CDS encoding cation-translocating P-type ATPase codes for MGLLRTSLRTSLRAAQLATGAALLAGDAAVGTGRTIAGGAASMVSDAAAGAASTVRAAAGLVQDAAAVAPEAVQAAAAITVEALGGHPAKRSSRLNSHHWIEICGLSGPDADAIADEVLAAVQAVEGVKSAEINRSVARIVVTTEPDGPAEDLPKVVAAAERRVRTVPCGDRHRPLTLPGDDVLLAARTLGALAAAVGFGLSVSGNALHVPKGPELLSVVPTMAANVPLLRRQLERRLGRDSTDLLLSLLNAAASALTASPTSAAAETATRTLLCAEAWDARLAWRRHEPRLATHPPDGGLPDRGTLEWDYGPAERYSERIGEVGLAAAAVIGALTRNPTIAGSAALVTAPKPSRAVREAFGAAMTRGLTGRHDAVVVHPRALRHLDRLDAIVIDPRVLHTGDLTVSRIVGVENSRRTKAWSAVRAALGDGGLSAGWHKLSTIPGAGRTGRALVSPVRDPFASAVVAEARRTRPRVVSVADDGLRSLAQGFDRLYPVDGSLDDALAAAVAGLKADGATVALVTTADMSANQDTDLTIGLERPGSAPPWGADVFVPDLLSIWRILHSLPAARAVSAKGVRLSVSATALGALMLVPGVPGSGPESVNVGVVAALWSGFTTGTKVFRDPPPEPDATHDWHAMPVAEVQRLLPRPPDELPSTTTGLTDIAAVRALGHAGTWTWQVARDFVAEMRANLADPITPLLATGAVASALLGSPLDAVLVGGVLLANAALSAEQQLHAERTLRRLMAVDEPLARRRICPSGQGGREEVPANRLRPGDVIEVHADEVVPADARLIEAVNIEVDESTLTGESLPVPKQVEPTPGAPLAERACMLYEGTTLVAGTAIAVVTTVGPRTEMRRALAMAPEMSREVGLQRQLSRLTKRALPFSVGSGALVGLLSLARGTPVREAIASAVALTVAAVPEGLPLVATLAQLAAARRLTSESVLVRNANSIEALARLDVVCFDKTGTLSENRLRIKAVAPVDGFSEEQTLDAALSTIFVQPGHRAHHATDDAIRRAVHPDEDGADTTAVERDAFLPFQAGRPFAAAIVGTRLTIKGAPEVLASALTRANGPVVAAIDAMAAKGLRVIAVAERDLTPKQAAAAAADAAAFEELCRTDLTLIGLLGLADTARESARHVLTELDRRGIGVRLITGDHPLTATVIAGELGLDVSAEQVMTGTEWENLSAEERADAVASHIVYARMSPEHKIDVVQTLERIGLVTAMVGDGANDAAAIRAASVGVGVAARGSDPARTAADVVLLDGRIEALLDALDEGKQLWRRVQSAVSLLLGGNTGEIAFALITSVLTGRSVLNARQMLLVNMLTDALPAAALAVSPQTDTTGEVDLDEAAMWRAIGVRGAATTAGASAAWVMASVTGTRQRASTVALIGLVSTQLAQTLVDSRSPLIVVTAVGSFATLAGIISVPGVSQVFGCTPVGPVGWGQAFAATAGATLLAKAAPELLSRATDTVRQRLAEFGDSAVEDDAVSVVEDDAVSIVEDDAVSIVEDDEAGLDEDGINGTDRRGQQPDPGRD; via the coding sequence ATGGGGCTGCTGCGAACCTCCCTCCGAACGTCACTCCGAGCAGCGCAATTGGCAACCGGCGCTGCCCTTTTGGCCGGCGATGCCGCCGTCGGCACCGGCCGCACCATCGCGGGCGGGGCCGCCTCCATGGTCAGCGACGCCGCCGCGGGCGCGGCCTCGACCGTGCGCGCCGCCGCCGGCCTCGTCCAGGACGCCGCAGCCGTCGCCCCTGAGGCGGTGCAGGCGGCGGCGGCGATCACCGTCGAGGCCCTCGGTGGCCACCCGGCCAAGCGCTCGAGTCGGCTCAACTCGCACCACTGGATCGAGATCTGCGGCCTGTCCGGCCCCGACGCCGACGCGATCGCCGACGAGGTCCTCGCCGCGGTGCAGGCCGTCGAAGGCGTCAAGTCCGCCGAGATCAACCGGTCGGTCGCGCGCATCGTCGTCACCACCGAGCCGGACGGGCCGGCCGAGGATCTGCCCAAGGTGGTCGCCGCCGCGGAACGACGTGTCCGGACCGTGCCCTGCGGCGACCGGCACAGGCCTCTGACGCTGCCCGGCGACGACGTACTGCTGGCCGCACGCACGCTGGGCGCGCTCGCCGCCGCGGTCGGATTCGGTCTGTCGGTGTCCGGAAACGCGCTGCACGTACCCAAAGGCCCCGAACTGTTGTCGGTGGTGCCGACGATGGCCGCCAACGTTCCCCTGCTGCGCCGGCAGCTCGAACGCCGACTCGGCCGCGACAGCACAGATCTGCTGTTGAGTCTGCTCAATGCCGCGGCCTCGGCGTTGACCGCCTCGCCGACGTCGGCGGCCGCCGAAACCGCGACCCGCACCCTGCTCTGCGCCGAGGCCTGGGATGCCCGGCTGGCCTGGCGCCGCCACGAGCCGCGGCTGGCCACCCATCCCCCCGACGGCGGCCTCCCCGACCGCGGCACCCTGGAGTGGGATTACGGCCCGGCAGAACGCTATTCGGAGCGCATCGGGGAGGTGGGCCTGGCCGCGGCGGCGGTCATCGGTGCGCTGACCCGCAACCCCACGATCGCCGGCAGCGCCGCGCTGGTCACCGCGCCGAAGCCGTCTCGCGCGGTCCGTGAGGCCTTCGGCGCGGCGATGACCCGCGGCCTGACCGGCCGGCACGACGCCGTGGTCGTCCACCCGCGGGCGCTTCGGCACCTGGACCGACTCGACGCGATCGTCATCGACCCCCGGGTCCTTCACACCGGCGATCTGACGGTGAGCCGCATTGTCGGAGTAGAGAATTCGCGACGCACCAAGGCCTGGTCGGCGGTGCGCGCCGCACTGGGCGACGGCGGTCTGAGCGCCGGCTGGCACAAGCTCTCCACCATCCCCGGCGCGGGCAGGACGGGTAGGGCCTTGGTAAGCCCGGTCCGCGATCCTTTCGCCAGTGCCGTGGTGGCCGAGGCACGGCGCACCAGACCGCGGGTGGTCTCGGTCGCCGACGACGGCCTGCGCTCGCTGGCCCAGGGCTTCGATCGGCTTTACCCCGTGGACGGCTCGCTCGACGACGCTCTCGCCGCGGCGGTCGCCGGACTGAAGGCCGACGGAGCCACCGTCGCGCTGGTGACGACCGCGGACATGTCGGCGAACCAGGACACGGATCTGACCATCGGGTTGGAACGACCCGGATCCGCGCCGCCGTGGGGCGCCGACGTGTTCGTGCCCGACCTGCTGTCCATCTGGCGCATCCTGCATTCCCTGCCCGCCGCGCGTGCCGTCAGCGCCAAGGGTGTCCGGCTTTCGGTGTCCGCCACCGCACTCGGTGCGCTGATGCTGGTCCCCGGCGTTCCGGGCAGCGGCCCGGAATCGGTGAACGTCGGCGTGGTCGCGGCGCTGTGGTCGGGGTTCACCACGGGCACCAAGGTGTTCCGAGATCCGCCGCCGGAACCGGACGCGACGCACGATTGGCACGCCATGCCGGTCGCGGAGGTGCAGCGCCTGCTACCGCGCCCGCCGGACGAACTACCCTCCACCACAACCGGTTTGACCGATATCGCCGCGGTTCGCGCGCTCGGGCACGCGGGCACGTGGACGTGGCAGGTGGCGCGCGACTTCGTCGCCGAGATGCGGGCGAATCTGGCCGACCCGATCACCCCGCTGCTGGCCACCGGAGCGGTGGCCAGCGCGCTGCTCGGGTCACCGCTGGACGCCGTATTGGTCGGTGGCGTGTTGCTGGCCAACGCCGCGCTGTCGGCGGAGCAGCAGCTGCACGCCGAGCGGACTCTGCGGCGACTGATGGCCGTCGACGAGCCGCTCGCGCGACGCCGGATTTGTCCGTCCGGCCAGGGCGGACGCGAGGAGGTCCCCGCGAACCGACTGCGCCCCGGTGACGTCATCGAGGTCCACGCCGACGAGGTCGTGCCCGCCGATGCGCGGCTGATCGAGGCCGTCAACATCGAGGTCGACGAATCGACGCTGACCGGCGAGTCCCTGCCGGTGCCCAAGCAGGTCGAACCCACACCGGGCGCTCCGCTTGCCGAGCGGGCGTGCATGCTCTACGAGGGCACCACTCTGGTTGCCGGGACCGCGATCGCGGTGGTCACCACGGTCGGGCCGCGGACCGAGATGCGCCGTGCGCTGGCGATGGCCCCGGAGATGTCACGCGAGGTCGGGTTGCAGCGCCAGCTGAGCCGACTCACCAAGCGCGCTCTGCCGTTCAGCGTCGGCAGTGGCGCGTTGGTGGGACTGCTGAGCCTGGCCCGCGGCACACCGGTGCGGGAGGCGATCGCCAGTGCGGTGGCGTTGACCGTCGCTGCGGTGCCCGAAGGCTTGCCGCTGGTCGCCACGCTGGCCCAGTTGGCCGCCGCGCGTCGGCTCACCAGCGAGTCGGTGCTGGTGCGCAATGCGAACTCCATCGAAGCGCTGGCCCGCCTCGACGTGGTGTGCTTCGACAAGACCGGGACACTCAGCGAGAACAGATTGCGGATCAAGGCCGTCGCGCCGGTGGACGGATTCTCCGAGGAGCAGACCCTCGACGCGGCACTGAGCACGATCTTCGTCCAGCCCGGCCATCGCGCCCACCACGCCACCGACGACGCGATCCGCCGCGCCGTCCACCCGGACGAGGACGGCGCGGACACCACCGCGGTCGAGCGCGACGCATTCCTGCCGTTTCAGGCGGGTCGGCCGTTCGCGGCCGCGATCGTCGGCACCCGACTCACCATCAAGGGCGCACCCGAGGTGCTCGCGTCCGCGCTGACCCGGGCCAACGGGCCGGTGGTCGCCGCCATCGACGCGATGGCGGCCAAGGGGCTGCGGGTCATCGCCGTCGCCGAACGCGACCTCACTCCGAAGCAGGCCGCGGCCGCGGCCGCCGATGCCGCGGCCTTCGAAGAGCTGTGCCGGACCGACCTGACCCTCATCGGCCTGCTCGGGCTGGCCGACACCGCCCGCGAGAGCGCTCGCCACGTCCTCACCGAACTCGACCGCCGCGGTATCGGGGTCCGGCTGATCACCGGCGACCATCCGCTGACCGCGACGGTGATCGCCGGCGAGCTCGGCCTCGACGTCTCCGCCGAGCAGGTGATGACCGGCACCGAGTGGGAGAACCTGTCGGCGGAGGAACGCGCCGACGCGGTGGCCTCGCACATCGTCTACGCCCGGATGTCACCAGAGCACAAGATCGACGTCGTCCAGACCCTGGAGCGCATCGGGTTGGTGACAGCGATGGTGGGCGACGGCGCCAACGACGCGGCCGCGATCCGGGCGGCCAGCGTCGGCGTCGGGGTCGCCGCCCGGGGCAGCGACCCGGCCCGCACCGCCGCGGACGTGGTGTTGCTGGACGGGCGGATCGAGGCCTTGCTCGACGCCCTCGACGAAGGAAAACAGTTGTGGCGCCGCGTCCAGTCGGCGGTGTCGCTGCTGCTGGGCGGCAATACCGGAGAGATCGCGTTCGCCCTCATCACCAGCGTGCTCACCGGGCGGTCGGTCCTCAACGCCCGGCAGATGCTGTTGGTCAACATGCTCACCGATGCGTTGCCGGCCGCGGCGCTGGCCGTCAGCCCGCAGACCGACACCACCGGCGAGGTGGATCTCGACGAGGCCGCCATGTGGCGGGCGATCGGTGTCCGCGGCGCCGCCACCACGGCGGGCGCCAGTGCGGCCTGGGTCATGGCGAGCGTGACCGGCACCCGACAGCGCGCGTCGACCGTCGCGCTCATCGGATTGGTGTCGACACAACTGGCCCAGACCCTGGTCGACTCCCGCAGCCCGCTGATCGTCGTCACCGCCGTCGGATCATTCGCCACGTTGGCCGGGATCATCAGCGTCCCCGGCGTCAGCCAGGTCTTCGGCTGCACCCCGGTGGGTCCCGTCGGATGGGGTCAGGCGTTCGCGGCCACGGCCGGGGCGACGCTGCTGGCGAAAGCGGCTCCGGAACTGCTCAGCCGCGCCACCGACACGGTGCGGCAACGCCTCGCCGAGTTCGGCGACTCAGCCGTCGAGGACGACGCAGTTTCAGTCGTCGAGGACGACGCAGTTTCAATCGTCGAGGACGACGCAGTTTCAATCGTCGAGGACGACGAAGCCGGCCTGGACGAGGACGGCATAAACGGAACGGATCGGCGGGGTCAGCAGCCAGACCCCGGCCGAGATTAA
- a CDS encoding Lrp/AsnC family transcriptional regulator — protein MTVPDDPQRAPARGHVPLDEIDRVLARELVADGRATLAHLAATAGLSVSAVQTRVRRLESRGVVRGYTARIDPEAVGSMLSAFVAITPLDPSQPDDAPARLEQIPEIEACYSVAGEDNYMLLVHVESARALEHLLQKIRTAANVKTRSTIILQKFYGDRRHIPD, from the coding sequence ATGACAGTTCCGGACGACCCCCAACGCGCGCCCGCCCGCGGGCACGTGCCGCTCGACGAGATCGACCGCGTGCTGGCGCGTGAACTCGTCGCCGACGGTCGCGCCACGCTGGCGCACCTGGCGGCGACGGCCGGGCTGTCGGTGTCGGCGGTGCAGACGCGGGTGCGGCGGCTGGAATCGCGGGGAGTGGTCCGGGGATACACGGCGCGTATCGACCCCGAAGCCGTCGGCAGCATGCTGTCCGCGTTCGTCGCGATCACCCCTCTCGACCCCTCTCAACCCGATGATGCCCCCGCGCGGCTGGAACAGATCCCCGAAATCGAGGCGTGCTATTCGGTGGCAGGCGAGGACAACTACATGCTGCTCGTCCACGTCGAGTCGGCGCGGGCGCTGGAACACCTGCTCCAGAAGATCCGCACCGCCGCGAACGTCAAGACGCGCAGCACGATCATCCTACAGAAATTTTACGGCGACAGACGCCACATACCGGACTAA
- the hglS gene encoding 2-oxoadipate dioxygenase/decarboxylase, producing the protein MSSRIEIWQLRAQFASGLSQMYGAEVPAYHTLVEVSSEVNRAHTGELRLGSLERVTAERHGAIRVGSPAELAQVATLFSAFGMYPVGFYDLREAASPIPVVSTAFRPVEPDELARNPFRVFTSMLTAADDRFFSAELRGRVQRFVEDRHLFDPALIATARRIAATGECRADEAAEFVAAAVSAFALSREPIDRAWYDELSAVSAVAADIAGVTSTHINHLTPRVLDIDELQRAMTARGITMIDHIQGPPPVDGPQVLLRQTSFRALAEPRRFRSPTGEVSDGTLRVRFGEVEQRGVALTPAGRARFDAAMAAPDPAAVWHDHFPATDAEMAAAGLAYYVDDDPARPVVYEDFLPASAAGIFRSNLDSDASAVQGGDTTDYSQDWMAGQIDHYIHDPYDLYEKVARS; encoded by the coding sequence ATGAGTAGCCGCATCGAAATATGGCAGTTACGCGCACAATTCGCCTCAGGCCTGTCCCAGATGTACGGCGCCGAGGTGCCGGCGTATCACACCCTGGTCGAGGTCAGCTCCGAGGTGAACCGCGCCCACACCGGCGAGCTGCGGCTCGGTTCGCTGGAGCGGGTGACCGCCGAGCGCCACGGCGCCATCCGCGTCGGCAGCCCCGCCGAACTCGCCCAGGTCGCCACGCTGTTCTCGGCGTTCGGCATGTACCCCGTCGGCTTCTACGATCTGCGCGAGGCCGCCTCCCCGATCCCGGTGGTGTCCACCGCGTTCCGCCCCGTCGAGCCGGATGAGCTGGCCCGCAACCCGTTTCGGGTCTTCACCTCGATGCTGACCGCTGCCGACGACCGCTTCTTCAGCGCGGAGCTGCGCGGGCGGGTCCAGCGCTTCGTCGAGGATCGGCACCTGTTCGATCCGGCACTGATCGCGACGGCCCGCCGGATCGCCGCCACGGGCGAATGCAGGGCCGACGAGGCCGCAGAGTTCGTCGCCGCCGCGGTATCGGCGTTCGCGTTGTCCCGCGAACCGATCGATCGGGCCTGGTACGACGAGCTCTCGGCGGTGTCAGCGGTCGCGGCCGACATCGCCGGGGTGACGTCGACGCACATCAACCACCTGACCCCCCGCGTCCTCGACATCGACGAACTGCAACGCGCGATGACCGCGCGCGGGATCACGATGATCGACCACATCCAAGGCCCGCCGCCGGTCGATGGTCCGCAGGTGTTGTTGCGGCAGACGTCGTTTCGGGCGCTGGCCGAACCTCGGCGGTTCCGCTCCCCCACCGGCGAGGTGTCCGACGGCACGCTGCGGGTGCGCTTCGGCGAGGTGGAACAGCGCGGGGTGGCGCTCACCCCCGCCGGGCGGGCCCGCTTCGACGCGGCGATGGCCGCACCGGACCCGGCCGCGGTGTGGCACGACCACTTCCCGGCGACCGACGCCGAGATGGCCGCCGCCGGGCTGGCCTACTACGTCGACGACGACCCCGCCAGACCCGTTGTCTACGAGGACTTCCTGCCGGCCTCGGCGGCCGGGATCTTCCGGTCGAATCTCGACTCCGACGCGTCGGCGGTGCAAGGTGGAGACACCACCGACTACTCCCAGGACTGGATGGCCGGCCAGATCGACCACTACATCCACGACCCTTACGACCTCTACGAGAAAGTCGCGCGCTCATGA
- the amaB gene encoding L-piperidine-6-carboxylate dehydrogenase: MTTVVSELPTADALRAQVRDALAAVGSTVALGEPGAGGLAASTPITGDVLFTVAPSSVAEVDAAIGEAAQAFSQWRVTPAPVRGALVGRLGQLLVEHKAALASLVTIEAGKITSEALGEVQEMIDICEFAVGLSRQLYGRTIASERPGHRLMETWHPLGVVGVITAFNFPVAVWAWNTAVALVCGDTVVWKPSELTPLTALACQALLERAAADVGAPAAVGRLVLGEREVGEKLVDDPRVALVSATGSVRMGREVGPRVASRFGRVLLELGGNNAAIVTPAADLDLAVRGIVFSAAGTAGQRCTTLRRLIVHSSIADELVSRITAAYRQLPVGDPFDERTLVGPLIHTASYRDMVGALQQAQAEGGEVIGGERVDVGPDVEEGAFYVTPAVVRMPSQSAVVHQETFAPILYVLTYETLDEAIALNNAVPQGLSSSIFTLDMREAERFLAADGSDCGIANVNIGTSGAEIGGAFGGEKETGGGRESGSDAWKAYMRRATNTVNYSTELPLAQGVHFG; encoded by the coding sequence ATGACCACCGTTGTGTCCGAACTGCCCACCGCCGATGCCCTTCGCGCGCAGGTACGCGACGCACTCGCCGCCGTCGGCTCCACCGTCGCGCTGGGTGAGCCCGGCGCGGGTGGGTTGGCGGCCAGCACCCCGATCACCGGGGATGTGCTGTTCACCGTCGCGCCGTCGTCGGTCGCGGAGGTGGACGCCGCGATCGGTGAGGCGGCGCAAGCGTTCTCGCAGTGGCGGGTGACGCCGGCACCGGTGCGCGGAGCACTGGTGGGCCGGCTGGGACAACTGCTCGTCGAGCACAAGGCCGCGCTGGCGTCGCTGGTGACGATCGAGGCCGGCAAGATCACCTCCGAGGCCCTCGGTGAGGTGCAGGAGATGATCGACATCTGCGAGTTCGCGGTCGGGCTGTCCCGGCAGCTCTACGGTCGCACCATCGCCTCCGAGCGGCCCGGCCACCGGCTCATGGAGACGTGGCATCCGCTCGGGGTGGTCGGCGTGATCACCGCGTTCAACTTCCCGGTCGCGGTGTGGGCGTGGAACACCGCGGTGGCGCTGGTGTGCGGGGACACCGTGGTGTGGAAGCCCTCGGAGCTGACTCCGCTGACGGCACTGGCGTGCCAGGCGCTGCTGGAGCGCGCGGCCGCGGACGTCGGCGCCCCGGCGGCGGTGGGCCGGCTGGTGCTCGGCGAACGCGAGGTCGGCGAGAAGCTGGTCGACGATCCCCGGGTCGCGCTGGTGTCGGCGACCGGCTCGGTGCGGATGGGCCGTGAGGTCGGGCCGCGGGTGGCGTCCCGGTTCGGCCGGGTGCTGCTCGAACTCGGCGGCAACAACGCGGCGATCGTGACACCGGCCGCGGATCTGGATCTCGCGGTGCGCGGCATCGTGTTCTCGGCGGCCGGCACCGCCGGCCAGCGGTGCACCACGCTGCGGCGGTTGATCGTGCACTCGTCGATCGCCGACGAGCTGGTCTCGCGGATCACCGCGGCCTATCGGCAGTTGCCGGTCGGCGACCCGTTCGACGAGCGCACACTGGTCGGGCCGCTCATCCACACCGCGTCCTACCGGGACATGGTCGGCGCGCTGCAGCAGGCCCAAGCCGAAGGCGGAGAGGTGATCGGCGGTGAGCGCGTCGACGTCGGCCCGGACGTCGAAGAGGGCGCGTTCTACGTGACGCCCGCGGTGGTGCGGATGCCGTCGCAGAGCGCGGTGGTGCATCAGGAGACGTTCGCGCCGATCCTCTACGTGCTGACCTACGAAACCCTCGACGAGGCGATCGCGTTGAACAACGCGGTGCCGCAGGGTCTTTCGTCGTCGATCTTCACGCTGGACATGCGGGAAGCCGAGCGCTTCCTGGCCGCCGACGGCTCGGACTGCGGTATCGCCAACGTGAACATCGGGACCTCTGGCGCCGAGATCGGTGGCGCGTTCGGCGGCGAGAAGGAGACCGGCGGCGGCCGCGAGTCCGGTTCGGATGCGTGGAAGGCCTATATGCGCCGCGCGACCAACACGGTGAACTACTCGACCGAGCTGCCGCTGGCGCAGGGCGTCCACTTCGGCTGA
- a CDS encoding SDR family NAD(P)-dependent oxidoreductase: protein MDLANKTAIVTGAASGIGAAVATELASRGVSVVVGDLDEAGAQSTAAAIRDAGGSAAALRADASDVADIEALIALADREFTPVDIYVANAGVIGKPGLGTESDWDVILDVNLRAHIRAARLLVPGWQARGFGYFVSVASAAGLLTQLGAAGYAVSKHAAVGFAEWLAITYGDDGIGVSCVCPLGVETPLLQTIRGIDEPQAKLSTASIEQSAKVISASDVATVTVDAIRDGRFLVLPHAELLEMYRRKGGDYDRWIVGMRRYQRTLRSH, encoded by the coding sequence ATGGACCTAGCCAACAAGACAGCGATCGTCACCGGCGCGGCATCGGGAATCGGGGCCGCCGTCGCGACCGAGCTCGCATCGCGCGGGGTCAGCGTCGTCGTCGGCGACCTCGACGAAGCCGGCGCCCAGTCGACGGCCGCGGCGATCCGCGATGCCGGGGGCTCCGCCGCCGCACTGCGTGCCGACGCGTCGGACGTCGCCGACATCGAGGCGCTGATCGCGCTCGCCGACCGCGAGTTCACGCCGGTGGACATCTACGTCGCCAACGCCGGGGTGATCGGAAAGCCCGGCCTCGGAACGGAATCCGACTGGGACGTCATCCTCGACGTCAACCTGCGGGCCCATATCAGGGCGGCGCGGCTGCTGGTACCGGGTTGGCAGGCAAGGGGTTTCGGCTACTTCGTCTCCGTCGCATCGGCGGCCGGACTGCTGACCCAGCTGGGCGCCGCCGGATACGCGGTGAGCAAGCATGCCGCGGTCGGCTTTGCCGAGTGGCTGGCGATCACCTACGGCGACGACGGCATCGGTGTCAGCTGCGTATGCCCGCTCGGCGTGGAAACCCCTCTGCTGCAGACGATCCGGGGTATCGACGAGCCGCAGGCGAAGCTCAGCACCGCCTCGATCGAGCAGTCGGCGAAGGTGATCAGCGCCTCCGATGTCGCGACGGTGACCGTCGACGCGATCCGCGACGGCCGGTTCCTGGTGCTGCCGCATGCCGAACTGCTGGAGATGTACCGACGCAAAGGCGGTGACTACGACCGCTGGATCGTCGGGATGCGCCGTTACCAGCGGACACTACGGTCACACTGA
- a CDS encoding TetR/AcrR family transcriptional regulator has protein sequence MAEARRRLSPDDRRNELLALGAEVFGQRPYDEVRIDEIAERAGVSRALMYHYFPDKRAFFAAVVRAEGERLFEATNTPAVPGESLFDQVRAGVLAYLHYDEQHPHGAWAAYMSMARVDPVLRGIEDIDNDRQANRIIDRVTAGIDGLDGKVERDLRAAVYGWLAFTFEMCRQRLVDTSLDADFIADLCAHTLMDALGRVPGIPATLADALAPQRR, from the coding sequence ATGGCTGAAGCACGTCGGCGCCTATCCCCCGACGATCGCCGCAACGAACTGCTGGCGCTCGGGGCCGAGGTGTTCGGGCAGCGGCCGTACGACGAGGTCCGCATCGACGAGATCGCCGAGCGCGCCGGGGTGTCCCGGGCGCTGATGTATCACTACTTCCCGGACAAGCGGGCGTTCTTCGCCGCGGTCGTGCGCGCCGAGGGTGAGCGGCTCTTCGAGGCCACAAACACCCCGGCCGTACCCGGCGAGTCGCTGTTCGACCAGGTCCGCGCCGGCGTGCTCGCCTACCTGCACTACGACGAGCAGCACCCGCACGGTGCGTGGGCGGCCTACATGAGCATGGCCCGGGTCGATCCGGTGTTGCGCGGGATCGAGGACATCGACAACGACCGGCAGGCCAACCGCATCATCGACCGGGTCACCGCAGGCATCGACGGACTCGACGGCAAGGTCGAGCGGGATCTGCGTGCTGCCGTGTACGGCTGGCTGGCATTCACGTTCGAGATGTGCCGTCAGCGTCTGGTCGACACGTCACTGGACGCGGACTTCATCGCCGACCTGTGCGCGCACACGCTGATGGACGCGCTCGGGAGGGTGCCGGGGATTCCGGCGACCCTCGCCGACGCGCTGGCCCCGCAGCGGCGCTGA
- a CDS encoding heme-binding protein, which translates to MRRALAAAVGAAGVLLAAVVPAQAQPTAPNCTAADLAGVATGVSAATSAYLFTHPPVNDFFTSLFGKDREQKKAEVIAFMDANPQVAAELRGIRQPMKDFRHRCGYGHGPQQEHREPGS; encoded by the coding sequence ATGCGTCGCGCACTCGCCGCCGCCGTCGGTGCCGCGGGTGTCCTGCTGGCCGCCGTCGTCCCTGCCCAGGCCCAGCCGACGGCGCCGAACTGCACGGCCGCCGACCTGGCCGGCGTCGCCACCGGCGTCTCCGCAGCCACCTCGGCGTATCTGTTCACCCACCCGCCGGTCAACGACTTCTTCACATCCCTGTTCGGCAAGGACCGCGAACAGAAGAAGGCCGAGGTGATCGCGTTCATGGACGCCAACCCGCAGGTCGCGGCCGAACTGCGCGGCATCCGTCAGCCGATGAAGGACTTCCGGCACCGCTGCGGCTACGGCCACGGCCCGCAGCAGGAGCACCGCGAGCCCGGGAGCTGA